One segment of Capnocytophaga sp. oral taxon 878 DNA contains the following:
- a CDS encoding DUF4300 family protein: MKKLLLITAFALVATACQQPKTAEGDSTLQLTYSNLVDAPTQQQVREALVEAGVSATNVDAFLESVNLFNQTVGNKAGLAPKGFTTINGLQPKYDEVAIQKKWMDKYQTFQGYNCRLTSFTLLRDLVGFNADTKLNKEEDEVLFIDRESLNNAPKKYFTAQEENNFFTLFTEVPTTNTKEMEAHLQRLQQVWKERGIEFRYKGDPAKASLISVVFHSQLSPEENFLFVGHVGVLVPFEGKLLFVEKLAFQEPYQAIIFANRTELSDYLMNRYDVEWNQPTAIPFIMENDALLEGYRPNPYKEKSN, translated from the coding sequence ATGAAAAAACTTTTATTAATTACAGCTTTTGCCTTGGTAGCTACGGCTTGCCAGCAACCTAAAACAGCCGAAGGAGATAGTACACTTCAGCTTACTTATTCAAACTTGGTAGATGCACCTACCCAACAACAAGTGCGAGAAGCCCTTGTGGAGGCAGGGGTATCGGCAACTAATGTTGATGCTTTTTTGGAGAGCGTAAATCTTTTTAACCAAACTGTGGGTAATAAGGCGGGTTTGGCACCCAAAGGCTTTACTACTATTAATGGTTTGCAGCCTAAATATGATGAGGTAGCCATACAAAAAAAATGGATGGATAAGTATCAAACTTTTCAGGGGTATAATTGTAGGCTAACTTCTTTTACTTTATTACGTGATTTGGTTGGCTTTAATGCTGATACAAAGCTTAATAAAGAAGAAGATGAGGTGCTTTTTATAGATAGAGAGTCTTTAAATAATGCTCCTAAAAAGTATTTTACAGCGCAAGAAGAAAATAATTTCTTTACTCTTTTTACAGAAGTGCCTACCACTAACACTAAAGAAATGGAAGCGCACTTGCAAAGGTTACAACAGGTGTGGAAAGAGCGAGGCATAGAGTTTCGTTATAAAGGAGACCCTGCTAAAGCATCGCTTATTTCGGTAGTTTTTCACTCACAGCTTTCCCCAGAAGAAAACTTCCTTTTTGTAGGCCACGTAGGGGTATTGGTGCCCTTTGAGGGTAAGTTGCTTTTTGTTGAAAAATTAGCTTTCCAAGAGCCTTATCAAGCAATAATATTTGCCAATCGGACTGAACTTAGTGATTACTTAATGAACCGCTATGATGTGGAGTGGAATCAGCCAACGGCTATTCCGTTCATTATGGAAAATGATGCTCTGCTAGAGGGGTATAGACCTAATCCGTACAAAGAAAAAAGTAATTAA
- a CDS encoding glycosyltransferase family 2 protein, whose product MNISIVIPLLNEQESLPELYAWIVRVLGAHQYSYEIIFVDDGSTDGSWQVIRELAIKDNKIQGIRFLRNYGKSQALHAGFKQAQGDVVITMDADLQDSPEEIPALYQMITEEGYDLVSGWKKKRYDSVLAKNLPSKLFNWAARKTSGLTLHDFNCGLKAYRNEVVKNIEVSGEMHRYIPVLAKNAGFGRITEKVVQHQARKYGVTKFGMNRFVNGFLDLITISFLSHFGKRPMHFFGALGVLMFFIGFLFAAYLGIDKLFINPNGRLIANRPQFYIALTTMVIGTQLFIAGFLGEIILKTKSNEERYKVRERIGDEVL is encoded by the coding sequence ATGAATATATCAATCGTTATACCCCTGCTGAATGAACAAGAATCACTGCCAGAGCTTTATGCGTGGATAGTGAGGGTGCTAGGTGCACACCAATATTCATACGAAATTATTTTTGTAGATGATGGAAGTACTGATGGCTCATGGCAGGTAATTAGAGAGCTTGCTATAAAAGACAATAAGATACAAGGAATACGATTTTTGCGCAATTACGGCAAATCGCAAGCCTTACACGCAGGTTTTAAGCAAGCACAAGGGGATGTGGTAATAACTATGGATGCAGACTTGCAAGACAGTCCTGAAGAAATACCTGCCCTTTACCAAATGATAACTGAAGAGGGATATGATCTTGTATCGGGGTGGAAGAAGAAGCGCTATGATTCTGTTTTAGCAAAGAATTTGCCTTCAAAATTATTTAATTGGGCAGCTCGCAAAACTTCTGGACTTACTTTACATGATTTTAATTGTGGGCTTAAGGCTTATCGAAATGAGGTGGTAAAGAATATAGAAGTATCGGGGGAGATGCATCGTTATATTCCTGTACTGGCAAAGAATGCTGGATTTGGAAGGATAACAGAAAAAGTAGTGCAGCACCAAGCAAGAAAATATGGGGTAACGAAGTTTGGTATGAATAGGTTTGTTAATGGTTTTTTAGACCTTATTACTATTAGTTTCTTATCGCATTTTGGGAAGCGACCTATGCATTTTTTTGGGGCATTGGGAGTGCTGATGTTCTTTATAGGATTTTTGTTTGCTGCTTATTTGGGTATTGACAAGTTATTTATCAATCCGAATGGTAGGCTTATAGCTAATCGGCCTCAGTTTTATATTGCACTTACCACAATGGTAATAGGTACACAACTTTTTATAGCAGGCTTTTTGGGTGAGATCATTTTAAAGACAAAAAGTAATGAGGAGCGCTATAAAGTACGAGAAAGAATAGGAGATGAAGTATTGTAA
- the murB gene encoding UDP-N-acetylmuramate dehydrogenase, with translation MLIPNTFNIKAEADTYLAIRSERELIEALKQYSNPFVLGGGSNMLLTTDVTQPVFHILLKGITIVKETDDEVWLKAQAGENWHSFVMHSLEQGYGGLENLALIYGNVGTAPVQNIGAYGVEIKDVMYSCEAINVHTQEKRIFTTGECDFAYRESVFKGKEKGNYIITAVTFKLSKHNHHLHTQYGAIQEKLAERGITQPTPKQVAEVVISIRESKLPNPAELGNSGSFFKNPIILTDEYQKLQQQYPDMPSYTVDVTHTKVPAGWLIDRCGLKGYRQGDAGVHTHQALVLVNYGKATGQEVLALAYYVKEEVAKKFGITLEFEVNIF, from the coding sequence ATGCTGATACCTAATACTTTTAATATAAAAGCAGAAGCTGATACCTATCTTGCTATCCGCTCGGAAAGAGAGTTGATAGAGGCTTTGAAACAGTACTCTAATCCGTTTGTGTTGGGTGGAGGAAGTAATATGCTGCTTACCACAGATGTGACACAGCCTGTTTTTCATATACTACTGAAAGGGATTACCATTGTTAAAGAAACAGATGATGAAGTATGGCTTAAGGCACAAGCTGGGGAGAATTGGCACTCTTTTGTAATGCATAGTTTAGAACAGGGGTATGGAGGATTGGAGAATTTGGCTCTTATTTACGGTAATGTGGGCACCGCACCTGTGCAGAATATAGGAGCTTATGGGGTAGAGATTAAAGATGTTATGTATAGCTGTGAGGCAATAAATGTACATACCCAAGAGAAGCGTATATTTACTACGGGTGAATGTGATTTTGCTTATCGTGAATCTGTTTTTAAAGGTAAAGAAAAGGGGAATTACATTATTACAGCAGTCACTTTTAAATTAAGCAAACATAATCACCACTTGCATACCCAATACGGTGCTATACAAGAAAAACTTGCAGAGAGAGGGATTACACAACCAACTCCTAAACAAGTGGCTGAGGTAGTGATAAGTATAAGAGAAAGCAAATTACCTAATCCTGCTGAATTAGGGAATAGTGGTAGTTTCTTTAAAAATCCTATTATACTTACAGATGAATACCAGAAGCTACAACAGCAGTACCCAGATATGCCCTCATATACTGTAGATGTTACTCATACTAAAGTGCCTGCAGGTTGGCTTATAGACCGCTGTGGCCTTAAGGGGTATAGACAAGGAGATGCAGGTGTACATACCCACCAAGCCTTGGTGCTGGTAAATTATGGTAAGGCTACAGGACAAGAAGTTTTGGCTCTTGCCTACTATGTTAAGGAAGAGGTAGCTAAAAAGTTTGGTATTACTTTAGAATTTGAAGTGAATATCTTTTAA